The Thermoflavifilum sp. genome contains a region encoding:
- a CDS encoding DUF983 domain-containing protein has product MPDNVISYIRAVLQLKCPHCRKGFLFRTRNPYQLNHTLDMHAHCPVCGQKTELETGFWYGTGYVSYGLSVALSGFNLAWYWILFGISWKDNSILYWLLINAAIVLIAMPYLMRLSRVLYLSLFVHFDPHATQCTSIADRATSN; this is encoded by the coding sequence ATGCCAGACAATGTTATCAGTTATATACGTGCTGTACTGCAATTGAAATGCCCGCACTGCAGAAAAGGATTTTTATTTCGTACCCGTAATCCGTATCAACTCAACCATACGCTCGATATGCATGCGCATTGCCCGGTGTGTGGACAAAAAACAGAACTGGAAACCGGCTTCTGGTATGGTACCGGCTATGTAAGTTATGGGCTCAGTGTAGCCTTATCTGGATTTAATTTAGCGTGGTACTGGATTTTATTTGGCATCAGCTGGAAAGACAATAGCATACTGTACTGGTTGCTGATCAACGCAGCCATTGTACTGATTGCCATGCCTTATCTGATGCGTTTGTCGAGGGTTTTATATTTAAGCTTATTCGTACATTTTGATCCTCATGCCACGCAATGTACATCCATTGCCGATCGCGCGACATCAAATTGA
- the rpsR gene encoding 30S ribosomal protein S18: MATKQPEIKYLTATRIEKRQKKYCRFKKLGIKYIDYKDAEFLKKFLNEQGKLLPRRITGNSLKYQRKLATAVKKARQMALLPYVTDLLK; encoded by the coding sequence ATGGCAACCAAGCAACCAGAAATCAAGTATTTAACAGCTACCCGCATTGAAAAACGGCAGAAGAAATACTGTCGTTTCAAAAAATTGGGTATCAAGTATATCGATTACAAAGACGCCGAATTCCTGAAAAAATTTTTGAACGAACAGGGTAAATTACTTCCCCGCCGCATCACGGGAAATTCCCTGAAATATCAACGCAAGCTGGCCACGGCTGTAAAAAAAGCCCGCCAGATGGCACTGCTGCCTTATGTAACCGATCTCCTGAAATAA
- a CDS encoding dihydroorotase codes for MFQYFYHMQRYLIKDILLVNEGKIVPTDVLIEGERFGKIAPQIQVKTQVTEIDGHGKYLLPGIIDDQVHFREPGYTHKATIHTESRAAVAGGVTSYMEMPNTYPPAVKLEILQQKYEIAARHSLANYSFYLGAANHHQDEILRLNAHRHEICGLKIFMGSSTGELLVDDISTLENIFASCELPITTHCEDEALIRLRLQQARAQKGEALTAADHPWIRNEEVCYRSSSFAVSLAKRYGTRLHVLHLTTADEMHLFSADIPLAEKQITAEVCVHHLHFTADAYSKLGNLIKCNPAIKAAHHREALWQALLEGRIDVIATDHAPHTWEEKQQPYLQAPAGLPLVQHGLLLMLEYFRNGKISLEQIVEKMCHHPAICFQIRDRGFVREGYFADAVIVDMQGTTPVDKEHLFYKCKWSPFESHRFPARISHTFVSGHLAYVEGKFNESQMGKRLLFNR; via the coding sequence ATGTTTCAGTATTTTTATCACATGCAAAGATATTTGATCAAAGATATTCTACTTGTTAATGAAGGGAAAATCGTGCCAACGGATGTACTGATTGAAGGAGAACGTTTTGGTAAGATCGCTCCCCAGATTCAGGTAAAAACTCAGGTAACCGAAATTGATGGCCACGGGAAATATCTGCTGCCGGGCATCATCGATGATCAGGTGCATTTTCGCGAACCGGGATATACCCATAAAGCCACCATTCATACCGAATCACGTGCGGCAGTTGCAGGTGGGGTAACCAGTTATATGGAAATGCCCAACACCTATCCACCGGCCGTTAAGCTGGAAATACTGCAGCAGAAATATGAAATTGCCGCCAGGCATTCACTGGCCAATTATTCTTTTTATCTCGGTGCGGCCAATCATCACCAGGACGAAATTCTGAGGCTAAATGCACATCGACATGAGATATGCGGATTGAAAATCTTCATGGGATCATCTACGGGTGAATTGCTTGTGGATGATATTTCCACACTTGAAAACATATTTGCCAGCTGCGAGTTGCCCATAACTACCCATTGCGAGGATGAAGCGCTGATCAGGCTTCGCCTGCAACAGGCCAGAGCACAAAAGGGCGAAGCTTTAACAGCCGCCGATCATCCCTGGATTCGCAATGAAGAAGTCTGTTACCGTTCATCATCCTTTGCCGTTTCACTGGCCAAACGTTATGGCACACGCTTGCATGTTTTGCATTTGACCACAGCCGATGAAATGCATTTGTTTTCAGCCGATATACCGTTGGCCGAGAAACAAATCACGGCCGAGGTGTGCGTACATCATTTGCATTTTACTGCAGATGCATACAGCAAACTGGGCAATTTAATCAAATGCAACCCGGCTATTAAAGCCGCACATCATCGAGAAGCGCTGTGGCAGGCTCTGCTGGAAGGACGTATTGATGTGATTGCAACCGATCATGCACCCCACACGTGGGAAGAAAAACAACAACCTTACTTGCAGGCACCCGCCGGATTGCCACTGGTGCAACATGGTTTGCTGCTCATGCTGGAATATTTCCGTAACGGTAAAATATCACTGGAGCAAATCGTAGAAAAAATGTGTCATCATCCGGCCATATGTTTTCAGATTCGTGATAGGGGTTTTGTGCGGGAAGGTTATTTTGCAGATGCCGTTATCGTAGATATGCAAGGTACAACACCGGTTGATAAAGAACACTTGTTTTATAAATGTAAGTGGAGCCCCTTTGAATCACACCGTTTTCCCGCACGCATCAGCCATACCTTTGTGAGTGGTCACCTGGCCTATGTTGAAGGCAAATTCAATGAATCGCAAATGGGCAAACGACTGCTATTTAACCGATGA
- a CDS encoding DNA mismatch repair protein MutS, with amino-acid sequence MEIDKTTYQDLSIFHADEESSLFHHLNFTRTSIGEAELKRIFLHPLKSFEQIHNVQQIVQFIYQHIDQWDHQVTNGTIVMIEEYLNARIDADKPANNPISRLFQHLWFHTLRKSDYSYLCFALSHVADLMRGCTYLVQLLLKPSAPRELAAILQSMQQILSLSEASAFDHSFHSHTSISVVLRAHQIAKRYFRPRLQELIRLYAHLDAWYAMAKAMKTYDFVMPTFTSHQAPFLRVSGIFHPLLKQPVRNDLQLSREQNFLFLTGANMAGKSTLIKAVGIAVFLAHMGMGVPARDMELSLFDGLLTNIHVDDDIIHGKSYFYNEVHRIKNTIEKIQDRKHWLVLIDELFKGTNVDDARNCSVAVIRGLSSVRSSLFILSTHLYEIAEQLKSQNNIQFRYFEVQMQAGKFQFNYQLREGISQDRLGYLILKEEQVLDLLRALQQTEIG; translated from the coding sequence ATGGAAATCGATAAAACAACATATCAGGATCTATCTATCTTTCATGCTGATGAAGAGTCTTCTCTTTTTCATCATCTTAATTTCACACGTACCAGTATAGGAGAGGCTGAATTGAAGCGTATTTTTTTACATCCATTGAAAAGCTTTGAGCAGATACACAACGTACAGCAAATCGTACAATTCATCTATCAACATATCGATCAATGGGATCACCAGGTAACAAACGGAACCATTGTGATGATTGAAGAATATTTAAATGCACGCATTGATGCCGATAAACCCGCTAATAATCCGATTTCCAGACTATTTCAGCACCTCTGGTTTCATACGTTGAGAAAAAGTGATTATTCTTATTTGTGTTTTGCACTTTCTCATGTTGCGGATTTAATGAGGGGATGCACCTATCTTGTTCAACTGTTGTTAAAACCATCTGCACCCAGGGAACTTGCTGCTATACTGCAATCCATGCAACAAATTCTTTCTCTTTCAGAAGCTTCGGCTTTTGACCATTCATTTCATTCGCATACATCCATAAGCGTGGTGCTAAGGGCACATCAAATTGCAAAACGTTACTTCCGACCGCGCTTGCAGGAGCTAATTAGGCTGTATGCACATCTGGATGCATGGTATGCCATGGCAAAAGCTATGAAAACTTATGATTTTGTGATGCCCACATTTACCTCCCATCAGGCACCTTTCCTGCGCGTGAGTGGCATATTTCATCCGCTTTTGAAACAACCTGTCAGAAACGATTTGCAATTGAGTCGAGAACAAAACTTTCTTTTTCTTACCGGTGCTAATATGGCCGGTAAAAGTACGCTTATTAAAGCCGTGGGAATAGCTGTGTTTCTGGCTCATATGGGTATGGGTGTGCCGGCACGAGATATGGAATTAAGCTTATTCGATGGATTGCTTACCAACATTCATGTTGACGACGATATCATTCATGGTAAGAGTTATTTTTACAATGAAGTTCATCGTATCAAAAATACCATTGAAAAGATTCAAGATAGAAAACACTGGCTGGTGCTTATTGATGAGCTGTTTAAAGGAACAAACGTAGATGATGCCAGAAACTGCTCGGTTGCTGTTATTCGCGGGCTATCATCTGTTCGGAGCAGCCTGTTTATTCTATCCACCCATTTATACGAAATCGCCGAACAATTAAAATCACAAAACAACATTCAATTTCGATATTTTGAAGTACAGATGCAGGCTGGCAAATTTCAATTCAATTATCAATTACGAGAAGGCATATCGCAGGATCGGCTGGGGTACCTGATATTAAAGGAAGAGCAAGTGCTCGATCTGCTCAGAGCTTTACAACAAACCGAAATCGGATAG
- the rplI gene encoding 50S ribosomal protein L9: MQVILLQDVENLGHQNDLVTVKDGYGRNFLIPRKLAVEASPANLKQLEQRKKAERRKEEALLAAIAQVKEALQASPLRIGAKVGTTGKIFGSVTPVQIAQAIKTQKGYEVDRRRIHLLEEVKELGVYTARIDFGKGNEVDVKFEVVAE; the protein is encoded by the coding sequence ATGCAAGTTATTTTGTTGCAAGACGTGGAAAACTTGGGCCATCAAAATGATCTGGTGACGGTTAAAGACGGCTACGGGCGAAATTTTTTGATTCCGCGCAAGCTGGCCGTTGAAGCCAGTCCTGCAAACCTGAAGCAACTGGAACAGCGCAAAAAAGCCGAACGTCGTAAAGAAGAAGCCCTCCTGGCCGCCATCGCTCAGGTGAAAGAAGCACTTCAGGCTTCCCCGTTGCGGATTGGCGCTAAAGTTGGTACTACCGGAAAAATTTTCGGCTCTGTGACGCCCGTGCAAATCGCCCAGGCTATTAAAACCCAGAAAGGATATGAAGTTGACCGCCGTCGCATCCATTTGCTCGAAGAAGTAAAAGAATTAGGCGTATATACGGCCCGCATTGATTTTGGTAAGGGCAATGAAGTGGATGTTAAATTTGAAGTGGTAGCAGAATAA
- a CDS encoding YifB family Mg chelatase-like AAA ATPase, with product MLVKTFGSAVHGIDAITITIEVDVAQGMKYFMVGLPDNAVKESQQRIEAALKNSGFRMPRMRIVVNMAPADIKKAGSAYDLPIAIGILAASGQMLADLPEGGQARLSQYVIMGELSLDGSLQPIRGALPIAIQARKEQFKGFILPRQNAREAAMVNRLEVYGVSHIREVVDFLEGKSQLEPLKIDTREEFFHAQQTFTEDFSDVKGQDHIKRAMEIAAAGGHNVILIGPPGAGKTMLARRLPTILPPLTLQEALETTKIHSVAGKLPANATLIAHRPFRAPHHTISDTALVGGGSIPQPGEISLAHHGVLFLDELPEFKRSVLEVLRQPIEERKVTISRAKIAIEFPASFMLVASMNPCPCGYFNHPEKACTCPPGAVQKYLSRISGPLLDRIDLHVEVTPVPFLQLSTTQEAEKSATIRERVIKARQIQQQRYQAYPGIYCNAQINSSLLKKFCIVPQGGLQLLKTAMERLHLSARAYDRILKVARTIADLEGSENIQIQHIAEAIQYRSLDRENWGA from the coding sequence ATGCTGGTAAAAACCTTTGGCAGTGCAGTTCATGGTATTGATGCCATCACCATTACCATTGAAGTGGATGTAGCACAGGGCATGAAATACTTTATGGTGGGCTTACCCGATAATGCCGTGAAAGAGAGCCAGCAACGTATTGAAGCGGCATTGAAAAACAGTGGATTCCGGATGCCCCGCATGCGCATTGTGGTGAACATGGCTCCTGCCGATATTAAAAAAGCAGGGTCGGCCTACGATCTTCCCATCGCTATTGGCATTTTAGCTGCTTCCGGTCAGATGTTAGCCGATTTACCAGAAGGCGGACAGGCCAGGCTCTCGCAATATGTAATCATGGGTGAATTGTCGCTGGATGGTTCCTTACAACCCATACGCGGTGCGTTGCCTATTGCAATTCAGGCCCGTAAAGAACAATTCAAGGGTTTCATCCTGCCCAGGCAGAATGCACGAGAAGCCGCTATGGTAAATCGTTTGGAAGTATATGGTGTTTCACATATCCGGGAAGTTGTCGACTTCCTGGAAGGCAAATCGCAACTGGAGCCCCTGAAAATAGATACCCGTGAGGAGTTTTTTCATGCCCAGCAAACGTTTACAGAAGATTTCAGTGATGTAAAAGGACAGGATCACATTAAAAGGGCTATGGAAATCGCAGCCGCAGGCGGTCATAATGTGATTTTGATCGGACCACCCGGAGCCGGAAAAACCATGCTTGCCAGGCGCTTACCCACCATCTTACCGCCTCTTACCCTACAGGAAGCACTGGAAACAACCAAAATTCATTCGGTTGCAGGCAAGCTTCCTGCAAATGCTACTTTAATTGCACATAGGCCTTTCAGGGCTCCCCATCACACCATCAGCGACACAGCACTGGTGGGCGGAGGGAGTATTCCTCAACCCGGCGAGATTTCGCTTGCACATCATGGAGTGTTGTTTCTGGATGAATTGCCCGAATTCAAACGCTCCGTGCTGGAAGTATTGCGACAACCCATCGAAGAGCGAAAGGTAACCATTTCACGTGCAAAAATCGCTATTGAATTCCCCGCCAGCTTTATGCTTGTCGCTTCGATGAATCCATGTCCCTGCGGCTATTTCAACCACCCCGAAAAAGCATGCACCTGTCCACCCGGTGCTGTACAGAAATACCTCAGCCGCATTTCCGGCCCCCTGCTCGATAGAATTGACTTACATGTAGAGGTTACGCCCGTTCCTTTCCTTCAACTGTCTACCACGCAGGAGGCTGAAAAAAGCGCTACCATCCGGGAAAGGGTTATCAAAGCCAGACAGATTCAGCAACAACGCTATCAGGCCTATCCCGGCATTTACTGCAATGCACAAATCAACAGCAGCTTATTGAAAAAATTTTGCATCGTACCTCAAGGCGGCTTGCAATTGTTAAAGACGGCCATGGAAAGACTGCATCTTTCTGCCAGAGCCTATGATCGCATCCTCAAAGTAGCCCGTACCATTGCCGACCTTGAAGGATCAGAAAACATCCAGATCCAGCACATCGCAGAAGCTATTCAGTACCGCAGCCTGGATCGGGAAAACTGGGGAGCTTGA
- the rpsF gene encoding 30S ribosomal protein S6, whose product MMNNYELMVIFTPILSEEEYAAAQKKYVDFIQENGGVIVYQEPWGLRSLAYPIQKKTTGLYWVLEYQAPSDLNSKLTVQLNRDEQVMRHMITRLDKYAVEYNAKRRAGIQQSAIQKEFDNLNA is encoded by the coding sequence ATGATGAACAATTATGAATTGATGGTGATCTTTACCCCGATTCTTTCTGAAGAAGAATATGCCGCTGCACAGAAGAAGTATGTGGATTTTATCCAGGAAAACGGCGGTGTGATCGTTTATCAGGAACCATGGGGACTCAGATCACTGGCGTATCCCATCCAGAAGAAGACGACCGGTCTTTACTGGGTGCTGGAATATCAGGCGCCATCCGACCTCAATAGTAAACTCACCGTTCAGCTCAATCGCGATGAACAGGTGATGCGTCACATGATTACCCGCCTCGACAAGTACGCGGTAGAATACAACGCCAAACGCAGGGCCGGGATTCAGCAAAGTGCTATTCAAAAAGAATTTGATAACCTTAATGCCTAA